The following proteins are co-located in the Solanum pennellii chromosome 1, SPENNV200 genome:
- the LOC107008169 gene encoding uncharacterized protein LOC107008169 isoform X1 produces MARFARGRGRGRRGGRGRGRGSVEGVRDNFAVVSSVNINPSHRPTLDQSSQPQAQTIGIPEAIQCTSPGFRTPGTSQKQLSGSQLSRNMEGSVHPSSVNLNSGEVSCSKSKKGRGKYRSINVEMKTKYGSKITVHIPDDIDRAVGPGARDIVNYCGLTMRSTISFRDGDWATIFAKDGEKMWLKVKEKFEVGGGRGENVLQGFVASTMKRLFRTWKTRLHAEYLRYNTDEERLCHPPKDVVPEDWEFLIQYFGSQSFKAKSERNKINRKKQTTKHLCGSKSFAEVEESLRDPLTGEKAPPDRVWELQHTRKNDKGELLWSDQQSQQIHGQIQELVVQQQYEQNMNPMTGDEILATVLGERTGYVRGKGYGKTPLKKSRMQHGYLGSSLFSAIEGVRQEMQADMDRKLQEEREQMRAEMDKKFQAQMEEERRQMRLEIDKRIQDQMVANLMVGMQQGQGSSTARVSKGKKQKSPEVSWVVKRKRK; encoded by the exons ATGGCAAGATTTGCACGAGGTAGAGGTAGAGGTCGGCGAGGTGGAAGGGGCCGTGGGCGTGGTAGTGTTGAAGGAGTACGTGATAATTTTGCAGTGGTGTCATCCGTAAATATTAACCCATCACATAGACCTACACTTGATCAATCATCTCAGCCACAAGCACAAACAATAGGGATTCCCGAAGCAATTCAGTGTACTTCTCCAGGCTTTCGGACCCCTGGAACAAGTCAAAAACAATTGTCGGGGTCACAATTATCAAGGAATATGGAAGGAAGTGTACATCCCTCTTCAGTGAATTTAAATAGTGGTGAAG TTTCTTGCAGCAAATCTAAGAAAGGCAGGGGGAAATATAGATCCATAAACGTGGAAATGAAAACCAAATATGGTAGCAAAATCACAGTTCATATTCCGGATGACATTGATAGAGCTGTAGGTCCTGGGGCTAGAGATATTGTCAATTATTGTGGCTTGACCATGAGGAGCACTATCTCGTTTAGAGATGGTGATTGGGCTACAATTTTTGCAAAAGATGGAGAAAAAATGTGGCTGAAAGTGAAG GAGAAATTTGAAGTAGGTGGTGGTAGGGGAGAGAATGTGTTGCAGGGTTTTGTCGCCAGCACTATGAAAAGGCTTTTTAGAACGTGGAAGACTCGGTTGCATGCTGAATACTTGCGTTATAATACTGATGAGGAGAGACTGTGCCATCCGCCAAAAGATGTTGTGCCTGAGGATTGGGAATTTCTTATACAATATTTTGGAAGCCAGTCATTCAAG GCTAAAAGCgagagaaataaaataaacaggAAAAAGCAAACAACAAAGCATTTATGTGGTTCAAAGTCTTTTGCAGAAGTAGAGGAATCACTG AGAGATCCTCTTACCGGAGAAAAGGCACCACCAGATCGTGTCTGGGAGCTCCAACATACGCGTAAGAATGATAAAGGAGAACTGTTGTGGTCAGATCAACAATCACAACAAATTCAc GGCCAGATCCAGGAACTTGTGGTTCAACAGCAATATGAACAAAACATGAATCCAATGACTGGAGATGAGATTTTAGCTACTGTACTTGGCGAGAGAACAGGCTATGTCCGTGGAAAAGGTTATGGAAAGACGCCTCTAAAAAAGAGCCGCATGCAACATGGGTACTTGGGATCTAGCCTGTTTTCTGCAATAGAAGGTGTGCGCCAAGAGATGCAAGCTGACATGGATCGTAAGTTGCAAGAGGAACGTGAACAAATGCGAGCTGAAATGGACAAAAAGTTTCAAGCACAGATGGAAGAGGAGCGCAGACAAATGCGACTAGAAATAGACAAAAGGATCCAAGATCAGATGGTGGCTAATTTAATGGTTGGAATGCAACAG GGTCAAGGTTCTTCAACTGCCCGAGTTAGCAAAGGCAAAAAGCAAAAAAGCCCTGAAGTCAGTTGGGTTGTTAAGCGTAAGCGCAAGTAA
- the LOC107008169 gene encoding uncharacterized protein LOC107008169 isoform X2 translates to MARFARGRGRGRRGGRGRGRGSVEGVRDNFAVVSSVNINPSHRPTLDQSSQPQAQTIGIPEAIQCTSPGFRTPGTSQKQLSGSQLSRNMEGSVHPSSVNLNSGEVSCSKSKKGRGKYRSINVEMKTKYGSKITVHIPDDIDRAVGPGARDIVNYCGLTMRSTISFRDGDWATIFAKDGEKMWLKVKEKFEVGGGRGENVLQGFVASTMKRLFRTWKTRLHAEYLRYNTDEERLCHPPKDVVPEDWEFLIQYFGSQSFKRDPLTGEKAPPDRVWELQHTRKNDKGELLWSDQQSQQIHGQIQELVVQQQYEQNMNPMTGDEILATVLGERTGYVRGKGYGKTPLKKSRMQHGYLGSSLFSAIEGVRQEMQADMDRKLQEEREQMRAEMDKKFQAQMEEERRQMRLEIDKRIQDQMVANLMVGMQQGQGSSTARVSKGKKQKSPEVSWVVKRKRK, encoded by the exons ATGGCAAGATTTGCACGAGGTAGAGGTAGAGGTCGGCGAGGTGGAAGGGGCCGTGGGCGTGGTAGTGTTGAAGGAGTACGTGATAATTTTGCAGTGGTGTCATCCGTAAATATTAACCCATCACATAGACCTACACTTGATCAATCATCTCAGCCACAAGCACAAACAATAGGGATTCCCGAAGCAATTCAGTGTACTTCTCCAGGCTTTCGGACCCCTGGAACAAGTCAAAAACAATTGTCGGGGTCACAATTATCAAGGAATATGGAAGGAAGTGTACATCCCTCTTCAGTGAATTTAAATAGTGGTGAAG TTTCTTGCAGCAAATCTAAGAAAGGCAGGGGGAAATATAGATCCATAAACGTGGAAATGAAAACCAAATATGGTAGCAAAATCACAGTTCATATTCCGGATGACATTGATAGAGCTGTAGGTCCTGGGGCTAGAGATATTGTCAATTATTGTGGCTTGACCATGAGGAGCACTATCTCGTTTAGAGATGGTGATTGGGCTACAATTTTTGCAAAAGATGGAGAAAAAATGTGGCTGAAAGTGAAG GAGAAATTTGAAGTAGGTGGTGGTAGGGGAGAGAATGTGTTGCAGGGTTTTGTCGCCAGCACTATGAAAAGGCTTTTTAGAACGTGGAAGACTCGGTTGCATGCTGAATACTTGCGTTATAATACTGATGAGGAGAGACTGTGCCATCCGCCAAAAGATGTTGTGCCTGAGGATTGGGAATTTCTTATACAATATTTTGGAAGCCAGTCATTCAAG AGAGATCCTCTTACCGGAGAAAAGGCACCACCAGATCGTGTCTGGGAGCTCCAACATACGCGTAAGAATGATAAAGGAGAACTGTTGTGGTCAGATCAACAATCACAACAAATTCAc GGCCAGATCCAGGAACTTGTGGTTCAACAGCAATATGAACAAAACATGAATCCAATGACTGGAGATGAGATTTTAGCTACTGTACTTGGCGAGAGAACAGGCTATGTCCGTGGAAAAGGTTATGGAAAGACGCCTCTAAAAAAGAGCCGCATGCAACATGGGTACTTGGGATCTAGCCTGTTTTCTGCAATAGAAGGTGTGCGCCAAGAGATGCAAGCTGACATGGATCGTAAGTTGCAAGAGGAACGTGAACAAATGCGAGCTGAAATGGACAAAAAGTTTCAAGCACAGATGGAAGAGGAGCGCAGACAAATGCGACTAGAAATAGACAAAAGGATCCAAGATCAGATGGTGGCTAATTTAATGGTTGGAATGCAACAG GGTCAAGGTTCTTCAACTGCCCGAGTTAGCAAAGGCAAAAAGCAAAAAAGCCCTGAAGTCAGTTGGGTTGTTAAGCGTAAGCGCAAGTAA
- the LOC114075566 gene encoding uncharacterized protein LOC114075566: MAGDTATSQVGEAGGSTPVGSTIQINQGNDASNPFYLHPSDSPGMVLVNSIFDGKSYSGWRKAVFIALSAKNKLSFIDGSLSEPAVSSPTYKAWNRCNDMDIWKELEDRFGQCNGAKLFQLQKELSDLVQGNSDVAGYYTKVKRIWDELDSLDTCAHCTCGCSCGGKNRTLKSHEDGRLIQFLMGLNDAYSSVRSNILMISPLPSVNQAYSLLIQDEKQREIHTFQHPIESAFMAARQQYGVQKFNTLEKKGNFEGSKNNLFCNYCKKTRHTAQNCYRLIGFPADFKFTKGKKPQAQSNAVYTDTDAGNSSIALPEKEFTREQYQHMCSMHQDFQHLKLRTQGESNSEVHISANCAGIAQTLSTSMHSSKSIIWILDSGAFEHMTHDSKLLFNIHPLLTPVFVNLPNSERIKVTQAGSVNILPNFTVVDVLFVPSFRCNLLSVHKICSRANSSLLFTSFGTVLQAPSMKRPILLGEAKLGIYLLHTIKPTTSCNPLDVPSISNSAFYSL; the protein is encoded by the exons ATGGCTGGTGATACTGCCACATCTCAAGTTGGAGAGGCTGGAGGTTCAACTCCAGTAGGTTCAACTATTCAGATCAACCAAGGAAATGATGCCTCTAATCCTTTTTATCTTCACCCATCCGATTCACCTGGAATGGTGCTTGTCAACTCAATCTTCGATGGGAAGAGCTACAGTGGCTGGCGCAAGGCAGTCTTCATAGCTCTTTCTGCCAAGAACAAACTCAGCTTCATTGATGGAAGTCTTAGTGAACCTGCTGTTTCTTCACCAACCTATAAGGCATGGAATCGATGCAATGATATG GACATCTGGAAAGAACTTGAAGATAGGTTTGGGCAGTGCAATGGTGCAAAATTATTTCAGCTCCAAAAAGAGTTAAGTGATTTGGTACAAGGAAACTCAGATGTGGCTGGTTATTATACCAAGGTGAAAAGGATTTGGGATGAGTTGGATAGTCTTGACACTTGTGCTCATTGCACTTGTGGCTGTTCTTGTGGAGGTAAGAATAGGACTCTTAAATCTCATGAAGACGGCAGGCTCATTCAGTTCCTTATGGGACTGAATGATGCATATTCTAGTGTTAGAAGCAATATCTTGATGATATCACCCTTGCCAAGTGTCAATCAAGCTTATTCATTGTTGATCCAAGATGAGAAGCAGAGAGAAATTCACACTTTTCAACATCCAATTGAGTCAGCTTTCATGGCTGCAAGACAACAATATGGGGTTCAAAAATTCAACACAttagaaaagaaaggaaattttgAAGGATCAAAGAACAACTTATTCTGCAATTATTGTAAGAAGACAAGGCATACGGCACAGAACTGCTATAGGTTGATCGGCTTCCCAGCAGACTTCAAATTTACCAAAGGAAAGAAACCTCAAGCACAAAGTAATGCAGTATACACAGATACTGATGCAGGAAATTCTTCAATTGCTCTCCCTGAGAAAGAATTCACACGGGAACAATATCAGCACATGTGTAGTATGCATCAAGATTTTCAACACCTCAAGTTACGCACTCAAGGTGAATCAAACTCTGAGGTTCATATATCTGCTAACTGTGCTGGTATAGCTCAAACTCTTTCTACTTCTATGCATTCTTCTAAATCTATCATTTGGATTTTGGATTCAGGAGCATTTGAGCATATGACCCATGATTCCAAGCTTTTATTCAATATTCACCCTCTACTCACTCCTGTTTTTGTTAATCTTCCTAATTCAGAAAGAATTAAAGTCACTCAAGCTGGAAGTGTCAACATTTTACCCAATTTTACTGTTGTAGATGTTCTCTTTGTTCCTAGTTTTAGGTGCAATCTTCTTTCAGTTCACAAAATATGTTCTAGAGCTAATTCATCTCTTCTTTTTACTTCCTTTGGAACTGTTTTGCAGGCCCCTTCAATGAAGAGGCCAATATTACTTGGGGAGGCTAAGCTGGGCATCTATCTTCTTCACACTATCAAGCCTACTACTAGTTGCAATCCTCTAGATGTACCTAGTATTTCTAATTCAGCTTTTTACTCTTTGTAA
- the LOC114073930 gene encoding uncharacterized protein LOC114073930 produces MGRGKQTCEGKQHFSHPHMLKPIVNPTETLTCNACEQPNITSNFYGCNTCQYFLHKNCLNAPRFLHHSSHPSHHLTLLPAPTYSNRSFTCKACGSAGNGCSFSCAFCDFDIHMQCALLPQTVVLTQQHHHELELIFESPYDDDADESTVFICDVCHDNADLNNWLYYCADCDFGTHLKCAISKSVRQQESKQRKTEKEPIKIQEINQKEETEV; encoded by the coding sequence ATGGGAAGAGGAAAACAGACATGTGAAGGTAAACAACACTTCAGTCATCCACACATGTTGAAACCAATTGTGAATCCAACCGAAACACTTACTTGCAATGCTTGTGAGCAACCAAACATTACTAGTAATTTCTATGGTTGCAACACCTGCCAATATTTCCTCCACAAAAACTGCCTCAACGCTCCGCGTTTCCTCCATCACTCATCTCATCCATCCCACCACTTGACCCTTCTCCCAGCTCCAACTTACTCGAATCGTTCTTTTACTTGCAAGGCTTGTGGCTCTGCTGGCAATGGTTGTAGCTTTAGCTGTGCCTTTTGCGACTTTGATATCCATATGCAATGTGCCCTTTTGCCCCAAACTGTTGTCCTTACCCAGCAACATCATCATGAACTTGAACTCATTTTTGAATCCCCTTATGATGATGACGCCGATGAAAGTACTGTTTTTATTTGTGATGTCTGTCATGACAATGCAGATCTTAATAACTGGTTGTATTATTGTGCTGATTGTGATTTTGGCACACATCTAAAATGTGCCATTTCCAAATCTGTCAGACAACAAGAATCGAAACAGAGGAAAACAGAGAAGGAACCAATCAAGATACAAGAAATTAATCAAAAAGAGGAAACAGAGGTATAA